A genomic region of Caulobacter sp. NIBR2454 contains the following coding sequences:
- a CDS encoding 2OG-Fe(II) oxygenase, with protein sequence MSDLKPRLRPGLEPAEYAAVYEREGWVQIPDLLPVDVAEEVAQILETKVQWSIMVTDPNGKTHIIDRKQYEENGAQRINEYLRQMTQRAGENFAFLHMTYSLLDEYPRDPGHPIARMAEFLNSAEFLDFGRAVIGAPSVKSSSVMASRYGPGDFLTLHDDSHTKDIRRAAMTLGFTRRWRPDWGGQLLFHDAAGDVERGLAPGFNVLTLFKVPKPHSVAFVAPYAKSPRLSITGWLRDDPSLVNFPA encoded by the coding sequence ATGAGTGACCTGAAACCGCGCCTGCGCCCCGGACTTGAGCCGGCCGAATACGCTGCGGTCTATGAGCGCGAAGGCTGGGTCCAGATCCCCGACCTGTTGCCGGTCGATGTGGCCGAAGAGGTGGCCCAGATCCTGGAGACCAAGGTCCAGTGGTCGATCATGGTCACCGACCCGAACGGTAAGACCCACATCATCGACCGCAAGCAGTACGAAGAGAACGGCGCTCAGCGCATCAACGAGTACCTGCGCCAGATGACCCAGCGGGCGGGCGAGAATTTCGCCTTCCTGCACATGACCTATTCGCTGCTGGACGAGTATCCGCGTGATCCGGGCCATCCGATCGCCCGCATGGCGGAGTTTCTGAACAGCGCCGAGTTCCTGGATTTCGGGCGGGCGGTGATCGGCGCCCCGAGCGTCAAGAGCAGCTCGGTGATGGCGTCACGCTATGGCCCCGGCGACTTCCTGACCCTGCACGACGACAGCCATACCAAGGACATCCGGCGCGCGGCCATGACCCTGGGCTTCACCCGCCGCTGGCGTCCAGACTGGGGCGGCCAGTTGCTGTTCCATGATGCGGCAGGCGATGTGGAGCGGGGCCTGGCGCCCGGGTTCAACGTACTGACGCTGTTCAAGGTGCCCAAGCCGCACTCGGTCGCCTTCGTAGCGCCCTACGCCAAGTCGCCGCGCCTCTCGATCACCGGCTGGCTGCGCGACGACCCATCGCTGGTGAACTTCCCGGCCTGA
- the radC gene encoding RadC family protein — translation MGRRVDEFSESVRYGDFADPNVGHRDRLRERVRLGGFSPLPDYELLELHLFRTFPRGDVKPRAKALLARFGSLGGVLGASVDELKTVPGIGVTAAIDLKLLHEAALRLGRESISKRPVVSSWSALLGYVRVALANETREQFRVLFLDKKNQLIADERMNQGTVDHAPVYPREVMRRALELSASALILVHNHPSGDPTPSGADVEMTRQIIEAGKSLRISIHDHLVVGREGVASFKSLGLI, via the coding sequence ATGGGGCGGCGCGTGGACGAGTTCTCGGAGAGCGTGCGGTACGGGGACTTCGCGGACCCCAATGTGGGCCATCGCGACCGCCTGCGTGAGCGGGTGCGGCTGGGCGGCTTTTCACCCCTGCCCGACTATGAACTGCTGGAACTTCACCTGTTCAGGACCTTTCCGCGCGGCGACGTGAAGCCGCGCGCCAAGGCGCTGCTGGCGCGTTTCGGATCGCTGGGCGGAGTGCTGGGCGCATCGGTGGACGAACTGAAGACCGTGCCGGGAATTGGCGTGACGGCGGCGATCGACCTGAAGCTGCTACACGAGGCGGCGCTGCGGCTGGGCCGCGAGTCCATCAGCAAGCGGCCGGTCGTGTCGTCCTGGAGCGCCCTGCTCGGCTATGTGCGGGTCGCGCTGGCCAACGAGACGCGCGAGCAATTCCGGGTGCTGTTCCTGGACAAGAAGAACCAGCTGATCGCCGACGAGCGGATGAATCAGGGGACCGTGGATCACGCCCCCGTCTATCCGCGCGAGGTGATGCGGCGTGCGCTGGAGTTGTCGGCCAGCGCCCTGATCCTGGTCCACAACCACCCATCGGGCGACCCCACGCCGTCCGGCGCCGATGTCGAGATGACGCGGCAGATCATCGAAGCGGGCAAATCGCTGCGCATCTCGATCCACGATCACCTGGTGGTGGGGCGCGAGGGCGTGGCCAGCTTCAAGAGCCTGGGCCTCATCTGA
- the sfsA gene encoding DNA/RNA nuclease SfsA has translation MLLPQPMAHGRLVQRYKRFFADVVLDDGTAVTAHCPNPGAMLGLKDAGLGAWVSYDPNPKRKLPWTLQLVEVDGGLVGINTMLPNKLVAEALAADAIPELSGYSSIRPEVRYSEASRVDFLLEHPNRPPCWLEVKNCHLRRDGTLAEFPDCVAARSAKHLKDLAAEVAKGARAVQLFVIQRTDCDHFAACHELDPVYAAGLTAAASAGVEVLCYDCDISAEAIRLSRRIPWRDDPRERG, from the coding sequence ATGCTTCTGCCGCAACCGATGGCGCACGGACGCCTTGTCCAGCGCTACAAGCGCTTCTTCGCCGACGTGGTGCTGGACGACGGCACGGCGGTCACCGCCCACTGCCCCAACCCCGGCGCGATGCTGGGGCTGAAGGACGCGGGGCTGGGCGCGTGGGTGTCGTATGACCCCAATCCCAAGCGCAAGCTGCCCTGGACGCTTCAGCTGGTGGAGGTCGACGGCGGGCTTGTGGGCATCAACACCATGCTGCCGAACAAGCTGGTGGCCGAGGCCCTGGCGGCGGACGCGATCCCGGAGCTGTCCGGTTACAGCTCGATCCGGCCGGAGGTGCGATACAGCGAGGCGAGCCGGGTGGATTTCCTGCTGGAGCATCCCAACCGGCCGCCCTGCTGGCTGGAGGTCAAGAACTGCCACCTGCGGCGGGACGGGACCCTGGCTGAGTTTCCCGATTGCGTCGCGGCGCGGTCGGCCAAGCATCTGAAGGATCTTGCGGCGGAGGTGGCCAAGGGCGCACGCGCCGTGCAGTTGTTCGTGATCCAGCGCACGGACTGTGACCATTTCGCCGCCTGCCACGAGCTTGATCCCGTCTATGCGGCCGGTTTGACCGCCGCGGCGTCGGCAGGCGTTGAAGTTCTGTGCTACGATTGCGACATAAGCGCAGAAGCAATCCGCCTGTCCCGCCGCATCCCATGGCGTGACGATCCCCGGGAGCGGGGATGA
- the msrQ gene encoding protein-methionine-sulfoxide reductase heme-binding subunit MsrQ, translating into MDRKTRDRIVYWAVWLACLAPFLWLASQAFLGELGANPIERLIRQLGVWGLRLLIVGLAITPVARIFKQPRLIRFRRTIGLFAFAYVSTHLLTYVGVDQYFDFAAIWRDILKRPFITLGMLAFVLLVPLAATSTNGMIRRLGPQTWRRLHWLIYLIVPLGVVHYYLLVKADHRPPLVYGAIVLVLLGWRVAYRLKSLRS; encoded by the coding sequence ATGGATCGAAAGACCCGCGACCGGATCGTCTATTGGGCGGTCTGGCTGGCTTGTCTCGCGCCGTTTCTATGGCTCGCGTCGCAGGCGTTCCTGGGCGAGCTGGGCGCCAATCCCATCGAGCGGCTGATCCGTCAGCTAGGCGTCTGGGGCCTGCGCCTGCTGATCGTGGGTCTGGCCATCACGCCCGTCGCCCGCATCTTCAAGCAGCCCCGGTTGATCCGGTTTCGCCGGACCATCGGCCTGTTCGCCTTCGCCTATGTCTCGACCCACCTGCTGACCTATGTCGGCGTCGATCAGTATTTCGACTTCGCCGCGATCTGGCGCGACATTCTCAAGCGGCCCTTCATCACCCTGGGGATGCTGGCCTTCGTGCTGCTGGTCCCGCTGGCGGCGACGTCGACCAACGGGATGATCCGTCGCCTGGGCCCGCAGACCTGGCGACGGCTGCACTGGCTGATCTACCTGATCGTGCCGCTGGGCGTCGTCCACTACTACCTGCTGGTCAAGGCCGACCACCGGCCGCCGCTGGTCTACGGGGCGATCGTCCTTGTCCTGCTGGGATGGCGCGTGGCTTACCGGCTCAAGAGCCTTCGTTCCTAG
- the msrP gene encoding protein-methionine-sulfoxide reductase catalytic subunit MsrP — translation MLIRNAPDLTENDVTPHEVYLQRRQFMAGGIAAGLGLAGAATAAPLAFKPSKWSTTEKRTPLDDVTSYNNFYEFGVDKDDPAKNAGRLKTQPWTIQIEGECAKPGRYNFEDILKTAPLEERIYRLRCVEGWSMVIPWIGFPLAALIGRVQPTSKAKFVSFETLMRPDQMIGQRSPYLDWPYREGLRIDEAVNPLTIMAVGLYGQTLPNQNGAPIRLVVPWKYGFKSIKSVVKIRLQETQPKTTWQMLNAREYGFYSNVNPTVDHPRWSQANERRIGEFRRRETLMFNGYGDQVAGMYRGLDLRKFY, via the coding sequence ATGCTGATCCGGAACGCACCCGACCTCACCGAGAACGACGTCACCCCGCACGAGGTCTACCTTCAGCGTCGCCAGTTCATGGCCGGCGGGATCGCCGCGGGTCTCGGCCTGGCCGGCGCGGCGACGGCGGCGCCCCTGGCCTTCAAGCCCAGCAAATGGTCGACGACCGAAAAGCGCACGCCGCTGGACGACGTCACCAGCTACAACAACTTCTACGAATTTGGCGTCGACAAGGACGACCCGGCCAAGAACGCCGGCCGCCTCAAGACCCAGCCCTGGACGATCCAGATCGAAGGCGAATGCGCCAAGCCTGGCCGCTACAACTTCGAGGACATCCTCAAGACCGCGCCCCTGGAAGAGCGCATCTATCGCCTGCGCTGCGTCGAGGGCTGGTCGATGGTCATCCCCTGGATCGGCTTTCCGCTCGCCGCACTGATCGGACGCGTGCAGCCGACTTCCAAGGCCAAGTTCGTCTCGTTCGAGACCCTGATGCGCCCCGACCAGATGATCGGCCAGCGCAGCCCCTATCTCGACTGGCCCTATCGCGAGGGCCTGCGCATCGACGAGGCGGTCAATCCGCTGACCATCATGGCGGTCGGCCTCTACGGCCAGACCCTGCCCAACCAGAATGGCGCGCCGATCCGCCTGGTCGTGCCCTGGAAATACGGGTTCAAGAGCATCAAGTCGGTGGTGAAGATCCGCCTGCAGGAAACCCAGCCCAAGACCACCTGGCAGATGTTGAACGCCCGCGAGTACGGCTTCTATTCCAACGTCAATCCGACCGTGGACCATCCCCGCTGGTCGCAGGCGAACGAGCGCCGCATCGGTGAATTCCGCCGCCGCGAGACGCTGATGTTCAATGGCTATGGCGATCAGGTGGCCGGCATGTACCGCGGCCTGGACCTGCGGAAGTTCTATTGA
- the purB gene encoding adenylosuccinate lyase, which produces MIPRYARPQAADIWSPQTKYQIWFEIEAHAADAMAELGTIPKAAAEAIWAGGKDAVWDSDRIDEIERTTKHDVIAFLTHVSEIVGPEARFLHQGMTSSDVLDTCFAVQLSRATDLLIEDVDLILAALKRRAMEHKMTVCVGRSHGIHAEPITFGLKLAGYYAEFQRAKERLAMAKFEIATCAISGAVGTFANVDPRVEQHVADKMGLVVEPVSTQVIPRDRHAAYFAALGVVASSVERLATEIRHLQRTEVLEAEEPFDPGQKGSSAMPHKRNPILTENLTGLARLVRSAVTPAMENVALWHERDISHSSVERGIGPDATIHLDFALRRLASVIERFNIYPDNMAKNLDKLGGLVFSQRVMLALTQEGVSREDAYAAVQGNAMKVWRGEGRFIDFLKADPVVSKALSDSVLEELFDYSYHTKNVDVIFDRVFGKQ; this is translated from the coding sequence ATGATCCCTCGTTATGCACGCCCCCAAGCCGCCGACATCTGGTCCCCGCAGACCAAGTATCAGATCTGGTTCGAGATCGAGGCCCACGCGGCCGACGCCATGGCCGAACTGGGCACGATTCCCAAGGCCGCTGCCGAAGCCATCTGGGCCGGCGGCAAGGACGCGGTGTGGGACAGCGACCGCATCGACGAGATCGAGCGCACCACCAAGCATGACGTCATCGCCTTCCTGACCCATGTGTCGGAGATCGTGGGACCGGAAGCGCGCTTCCTGCACCAGGGCATGACCAGTTCGGACGTGCTGGATACTTGCTTCGCCGTGCAGCTGTCGCGCGCCACGGATCTGTTGATCGAAGACGTGGACTTGATCCTGGCGGCGCTGAAGCGCCGGGCCATGGAGCACAAGATGACAGTGTGCGTGGGCCGCAGCCACGGCATCCACGCCGAGCCGATCACCTTCGGCCTCAAGCTGGCCGGGTACTACGCCGAATTCCAGCGCGCCAAGGAGCGCCTGGCCATGGCCAAGTTCGAGATCGCCACCTGCGCGATCAGCGGCGCCGTCGGCACCTTCGCCAATGTCGACCCGCGCGTCGAGCAGCATGTCGCCGACAAGATGGGCCTGGTGGTGGAGCCGGTCTCGACCCAGGTGATCCCGCGCGACCGCCATGCGGCCTATTTCGCGGCCCTGGGCGTGGTCGCCTCGTCGGTCGAGCGGCTGGCCACCGAAATCCGTCACCTGCAGCGCACCGAAGTGCTGGAGGCCGAAGAGCCGTTCGATCCGGGCCAGAAGGGCTCGTCGGCCATGCCGCACAAGCGCAACCCGATCCTGACCGAGAACCTGACGGGCCTGGCCCGCCTGGTCCGTTCGGCGGTGACCCCGGCCATGGAGAACGTGGCCCTGTGGCATGAGCGCGACATCAGCCACTCTTCGGTTGAACGCGGCATCGGCCCTGACGCCACCATCCACCTCGATTTCGCCCTGCGCCGCCTGGCCAGCGTCATCGAGCGCTTCAACATCTATCCCGACAACATGGCCAAGAATCTCGACAAGCTCGGGGGCCTGGTCTTCTCGCAGCGCGTCATGCTGGCTCTGACCCAGGAAGGCGTCAGCCGCGAGGACGCCTATGCGGCGGTCCAAGGCAACGCCATGAAGGTATGGCGCGGCGAAGGCCGGTTCATCGATTTCCTCAAGGCAGACCCGGTGGTCTCCAAGGCCCTGTCGGACAGCGTGCTCGAGGAGCTGTTCGACTACAGCTATCACACCAAAAACGTCGACGTGATCTTCGACCGGGTGTTCGGGAAGCAATAG
- the map gene encoding type I methionyl aminopeptidase, whose product MAPGDDILETEVRDGTIKIHKPEDFEGMRKAGRLAAECLDMLVPHVQPGVSSEHLDTLAREFILDHGALPACLFYKGYSHTVCISRNHVVCHGIPGDWALREGDIANIDVTVIVDGWHGDHSRMYGVGKVPPRARRLVEVTYEALARGLAVIKPGATLGDVGHAIQAYAEAQRCSMVQDFCGHGLGRVFHDEPNVLHVGRPGTGPELKPGMFFTVEPMVNLGKPHVKVLADGWTAVTRDKSLSAQCEHSVGVTETGVEIFTASPAGLFQPAIQGE is encoded by the coding sequence ATGGCCCCTGGCGACGATATCCTCGAGACGGAAGTCCGCGACGGGACCATCAAGATCCACAAGCCCGAGGATTTCGAGGGCATGCGCAAGGCCGGCCGCCTGGCGGCGGAGTGCCTGGACATGCTCGTGCCGCACGTCCAGCCGGGCGTCTCCAGCGAGCATCTGGACACCCTGGCCCGGGAGTTCATCCTGGATCATGGCGCCCTGCCGGCCTGTCTGTTCTACAAGGGCTACAGCCATACGGTCTGCATCTCGCGCAACCACGTGGTCTGCCACGGCATCCCGGGCGACTGGGCTCTGCGTGAAGGCGACATCGCCAATATCGACGTGACCGTCATCGTCGACGGCTGGCACGGCGACCACTCGCGGATGTACGGCGTCGGCAAGGTGCCGCCCCGCGCCCGCCGCCTGGTCGAGGTCACCTATGAAGCCCTGGCGCGCGGCCTGGCCGTGATCAAGCCGGGCGCGACCCTGGGCGATGTGGGCCACGCCATCCAGGCCTATGCCGAGGCGCAGCGCTGCTCGATGGTGCAGGACTTCTGCGGTCACGGCCTGGGCCGGGTTTTCCACGACGAGCCCAACGTCCTGCACGTGGGCCGTCCGGGCACGGGTCCGGAGCTGAAGCCCGGCATGTTCTTCACCGTCGAGCCGATGGTGAACCTGGGCAAGCCGCACGTGAAGGTGCTGGCCGACGGTTGGACCGCCGTTACCCGCGACAAGTCGCTGTCGGCCCAGTGCGAGCATTCGGTCGGCGTGACGGAGACGGGCGTGGAGATTTTCACCGCCTCGCCCGCCGGCCTCTTCCAGCCCGCGATCCAGGGCGAATAA
- a CDS encoding glutathione S-transferase family protein, whose translation MELVVGTKKWSSWSMRPWLVLRRAGIDFQDTLVPLREFDASEAEIGKHSPSNRVPVLKDRGVTIWDSLAICEYLAETLPQAKLWPEDQIARALGRSAAEMHSGFAALRDECPMALDVAPMVKALSADAAKDVRRIVASLADLLTCFGGPFLLGEWSITDAFYTPVASRFRTYGIDLAAHGDNGAVAAYCRRLLETPEFLAWESDALAE comes from the coding sequence ATGGAGCTCGTCGTCGGCACCAAGAAGTGGTCCAGCTGGTCGATGCGCCCGTGGCTCGTGTTGCGGCGCGCGGGGATCGACTTTCAGGACACTCTCGTGCCGCTGCGCGAGTTCGATGCTTCGGAGGCCGAGATCGGCAAACACTCGCCGTCGAACCGGGTGCCTGTGCTCAAGGATCGCGGCGTGACGATCTGGGATTCACTGGCGATCTGCGAATACCTCGCCGAGACGCTGCCTCAGGCGAAGCTGTGGCCCGAAGACCAGATAGCCCGCGCCCTGGGTCGCTCGGCGGCGGAGATGCATTCGGGTTTCGCCGCCCTGCGCGACGAGTGTCCGATGGCGTTGGATGTCGCGCCGATGGTCAAGGCCTTGTCGGCCGACGCCGCCAAGGATGTCCGCCGCATTGTCGCGTCCTTAGCCGATCTGCTGACCTGCTTCGGCGGTCCGTTCCTGCTGGGCGAATGGTCGATCACCGACGCGTTCTATACGCCTGTCGCCAGCCGCTTTCGGACCTATGGGATCGATCTGGCGGCCCATGGAGACAACGGCGCCGTAGCGGCCTATTGCCGACGACTTCTGGAGACACCGGAGTTTCTGGCCTGGGAGAGCGACGCCTTGGCGGAATGA
- a CDS encoding spinster family MFS transporter produces the protein MADSVVSGPAATSTQPTPSPLGAVSKGYRRYALTLLLIIYTLNFLDRQVINILAEPIKRDLGLADWQLGMMTGLAFAVFYTILGIPIARYAERANRPLIIAGSVAAWSAFTMVCGAAQNFWQLVLARVGVGIGEAGCSPPAHSLITDYVPKENRASAIAFYSIGTPLGALLGMAMGGIVADHYGWRAAFLVAGAPGIIMALVAAFTLVEPRKKLVAEMAARAATQISTKAALAVLMGKKTFWLVAFAASIKAFVGYGHAPFTASFFFRNHTQEIADLAANFGLKSGGFLGLALGLIAGTAGVFGAWLGGVLADKLGAKDLRAYVIVPAFASLITIPVYIFGVMVDSAAAAIVILAVPAVLGTLWYGPVYATAQSIVEPHMRATASAVLLFIINLVGLGLGPVAVGVLSDVLAGPVGLGEAEGVRWALIISTLFGLIAFVLFWQARKTIREEMVG, from the coding sequence ATGGCGGACTCCGTCGTCAGCGGCCCAGCGGCCACATCGACCCAGCCCACGCCTTCGCCGCTTGGCGCCGTATCAAAGGGCTACAGGCGCTACGCGCTCACCCTTCTTCTGATCATCTACACCTTGAATTTCCTCGATAGGCAGGTGATCAACATCCTGGCCGAGCCCATCAAACGGGACCTTGGCCTGGCCGACTGGCAGCTGGGCATGATGACCGGCCTGGCCTTCGCCGTCTTCTACACGATCCTGGGTATTCCGATTGCGCGGTATGCCGAACGCGCCAACCGGCCGTTGATCATTGCGGGGTCGGTCGCGGCCTGGAGCGCCTTCACCATGGTGTGCGGCGCGGCGCAGAACTTCTGGCAGCTGGTGCTGGCTCGCGTGGGCGTGGGGATCGGTGAGGCCGGCTGCTCGCCACCCGCCCACTCGCTGATCACCGACTATGTTCCCAAGGAGAACCGGGCCTCGGCCATCGCCTTCTATTCCATCGGCACACCGTTGGGCGCGCTGCTCGGCATGGCCATGGGCGGCATCGTCGCCGACCATTACGGCTGGCGGGCCGCCTTCCTGGTGGCCGGCGCGCCGGGCATCATCATGGCGCTGGTGGCCGCTTTCACCCTGGTGGAGCCGCGCAAGAAGCTGGTCGCCGAAATGGCCGCCCGCGCCGCCACCCAGATCAGCACCAAGGCCGCCCTGGCCGTGTTGATGGGCAAGAAAACCTTCTGGCTGGTGGCCTTCGCGGCCTCGATCAAGGCGTTCGTCGGGTACGGCCACGCGCCGTTCACCGCCTCGTTCTTCTTCCGCAACCATACGCAGGAGATCGCCGATCTGGCGGCTAACTTCGGGCTCAAGTCCGGCGGCTTCCTTGGCCTCGCCCTGGGGCTGATCGCCGGCACGGCCGGGGTGTTCGGCGCCTGGCTGGGCGGCGTTCTGGCCGACAAGCTGGGGGCCAAGGACCTGCGGGCCTATGTGATCGTGCCGGCTTTCGCCAGCCTGATCACGATCCCGGTCTATATCTTCGGCGTGATGGTCGACAGCGCCGCGGCGGCCATCGTCATCCTGGCCGTTCCGGCGGTTCTGGGCACCCTTTGGTATGGCCCCGTCTACGCCACCGCCCAGAGCATCGTGGAGCCGCACATGCGGGCCACCGCCTCGGCCGTGCTGCTGTTCATCATCAATCTGGTCGGACTGGGCCTGGGTCCTGTGGCCGTGGGCGTTCTCAGCGACGTGCTGGCCGGCCCTGTCGGCCTTGGCGAAGCGGAAGGGGTCCGCTGGGCCCTGATCATCTCGACCCTGTTCGGGCTGATCGCCTTCGTGCTGTTCTGGCAGGCGCGCAAGACCATCCGGGAAGAGATGGTCGGCTGA
- a CDS encoding DUF3313 domain-containing protein, whose amino-acid sequence MSASLKTARLALGTALLMSVAACATAPLKPGGNLASYDGMAEAEGPRTKARIRYDREALGRASTAKIIPARLSAEVEAVGLTPEQKDLVVSALNRSLCDRIAERYDIVPETSPADLTVSSTITHVEKTEGGVAGVSRVASALSPIPFTPRLPIGMGSLAGEAEVKDASGRQVASMIWARGADAFTTNARFSEIGDAYELSEAFGRDMGRMVTRRADPFESAPKRDYDKRDGDDPQCAVFGKKTGVAGFIGERLGAPPSWTDKGAAEPETPKATPRNEGS is encoded by the coding sequence ATGTCAGCGTCCTTGAAGACCGCGCGTCTGGCGCTGGGAACCGCCCTGTTGATGAGCGTCGCCGCGTGCGCCACCGCGCCGCTGAAGCCTGGCGGAAATCTTGCTTCCTACGACGGCATGGCCGAAGCCGAAGGACCGCGCACAAAGGCCCGTATCCGCTATGACCGCGAAGCCCTGGGCCGGGCCAGCACCGCCAAGATCATCCCCGCCAGGCTGTCCGCCGAGGTCGAGGCCGTCGGCCTGACGCCCGAGCAGAAGGACCTAGTGGTCAGCGCCCTGAACCGCAGCCTGTGTGACCGCATCGCCGAACGCTACGACATCGTGCCAGAAACCTCGCCGGCCGACCTGACCGTCAGTTCCACGATCACGCACGTGGAGAAGACCGAGGGCGGCGTGGCCGGCGTGTCGCGCGTGGCCTCGGCGCTGTCGCCCATTCCGTTCACGCCGCGCCTGCCGATCGGCATGGGGTCATTGGCGGGGGAAGCGGAGGTCAAGGACGCCTCGGGCCGCCAGGTCGCTTCGATGATCTGGGCGCGGGGCGCGGACGCCTTCACCACCAACGCCCGGTTTTCCGAGATCGGCGACGCCTATGAGCTTTCGGAAGCCTTCGGCCGCGACATGGGCCGCATGGTCACGCGCCGGGCCGACCCCTTCGAATCCGCGCCCAAGCGCGACTACGACAAGCGCGATGGGGACGATCCCCAGTGCGCCGTATTCGGCAAGAAGACCGGCGTCGCCGGCTTCATCGGCGAGCGTCTTGGCGCGCCGCCAAGCTGGACCGACAAGGGCGCCGCCGAGCCGGAGACGCCCAAGGCGACGCCTAGGAACGAAGGCTCTTGA
- a CDS encoding spinster family MFS transporter — MAIEATTRDRPQYSGNYRGTVLALLLLVYTVNFIDRTIIGTIGQAIKTDLDLTDTQLGLLQGFAFAILYTTLGIPIARLAERKNRVTIISVCLVIWSGFTALCGMANSFLQLLLFRVGVGVGEAGCSPPAHSLISDYYPAQKRASALAIYSFGIPLGTMFGAMAGGWIAENLSWRLAFVIVGLPGILLAVIVKLVIKEPPRGWSEPVVESATPQDMAVDTSPPPSIGAVAKRLFTKWSFINMTIGVTTASFASYGAGAFAVPYFLRNFGLSFAEAGLIFGAIGGVSAGVGTLLGGFLTDWAGKRNAAWYALVPAIGLAISTPLYVAGYSAATWTTAAMILIIPGVFHYTYLAPTFGVMHNLVEPRMRATATALLFFVLNLIALGGGPVFAGWLIDLFSTQQFTALNLGDFKSLCPGGRAAEGAAAALDMACKASVAKGTQHGQVFTVMLYAWAAVHYALGAIGLAKDLKAARGEA; from the coding sequence TTGGCCATCGAGGCGACGACGCGGGACCGGCCGCAGTATTCCGGAAACTACCGCGGCACGGTCCTGGCGCTGCTCCTTCTGGTCTACACGGTCAACTTCATCGACAGGACGATCATCGGGACCATCGGCCAGGCCATCAAGACCGATCTGGACCTGACCGACACCCAGCTGGGCCTGCTGCAGGGCTTCGCCTTCGCCATCCTCTACACGACCCTGGGCATCCCCATCGCCCGCCTGGCCGAACGCAAGAACCGGGTGACGATCATCAGCGTCTGCTTGGTGATCTGGTCCGGCTTCACCGCCCTGTGCGGCATGGCAAACAGCTTTCTACAGCTGCTGCTGTTCCGGGTCGGGGTCGGGGTCGGCGAGGCCGGCTGCTCGCCACCCGCCCATTCACTGATCAGCGACTATTATCCGGCCCAGAAGCGCGCCTCGGCCCTGGCGATCTACTCGTTCGGCATTCCGCTGGGCACCATGTTCGGGGCCATGGCGGGCGGCTGGATCGCCGAGAACCTGTCCTGGCGGCTGGCCTTCGTGATCGTCGGCCTGCCCGGCATCCTGCTGGCCGTCATCGTCAAGCTGGTGATCAAGGAGCCGCCGCGCGGCTGGTCCGAGCCGGTGGTTGAATCCGCCACGCCGCAGGACATGGCGGTGGACACCAGCCCGCCGCCATCGATCGGCGCGGTGGCCAAGCGGCTGTTCACCAAGTGGTCGTTCATCAACATGACCATCGGGGTGACCACCGCCTCCTTCGCCAGCTATGGCGCAGGCGCCTTCGCGGTCCCCTATTTCCTGCGCAATTTCGGTCTGAGCTTCGCGGAGGCCGGCCTGATCTTCGGCGCCATCGGCGGCGTGTCGGCGGGCGTCGGCACCTTGCTGGGCGGCTTCCTCACCGACTGGGCGGGCAAGCGCAACGCGGCGTGGTACGCACTGGTCCCGGCTATCGGCCTGGCGATCTCGACCCCACTTTATGTGGCCGGCTATTCAGCCGCGACCTGGACCACCGCGGCCATGATCCTGATCATCCCGGGCGTCTTCCACTACACCTATCTGGCCCCGACCTTCGGGGTGATGCACAACTTGGTCGAGCCGCGCATGCGGGCCACGGCCACGGCTCTGCTGTTCTTCGTGCTCAACCTGATCGCCCTGGGGGGCGGTCCCGTCTTCGCCGGTTGGCTGATCGACCTGTTCAGCACCCAGCAGTTCACGGCCCTGAACCTGGGCGACTTCAAGAGCCTATGCCCCGGCGGCCGGGCGGCGGAGGGTGCGGCCGCAGCGCTGGACATGGCCTGCAAGGCCTCCGTGGCCAAGGGGACGCAGCACGGGCAGGTGTTCACCGTCATGCTCTATGCCTGGGCGGCGGTGCATTACGCCCTGGGCGCCATCGGTCTGGCCAAGGACCTGAAGGCGGCGCGCGGCGAGGCGTGA